From one Asterias amurensis chromosome 10, ASM3211899v1 genomic stretch:
- the LOC139942667 gene encoding ficolin-2-like, with the protein MGVITTFFLLLMVIICHSENPQGIGQTFYVAENRALLNHTFHLKTVASPVICGRDCSADPQCVSFNYKFTTRVCVLNNASRAHSPDDFVNLKGSLYYDDNVNNTSFSAPIIESYSSCLELYQSGYSDNGIYTIFPTDMTDGLHVYCDMETDGGGWIVFQRRQDGSVDFNRNWTEYQSGFGDLLNEFWLGNDILRYLTGSGQWELRVDMEDWQSKTSLSSYGEFAVKGNKYSLVVGSYDAQSTAGDSLTTVHRRRAFSTKDWDNDKSAKNCARLFRAAWWYHSCFSANLNGEYRHEPDVLYGEGIQWHTFKGQDYSLKKCSMKIRQVI; encoded by the coding sequence ATGGGAGTTATCACAACCTTCTTTTTGCTATTGATGGTAATAATCTGCCACAGTGAAAACCCACAAGGGATCGGCCAAACATTCTACGTTGCTGAAAACCGAGCCTTACTGAATCATACGTTTCACTTGAAGACTGTAGCATCTCCTGTCATttgtgggcgagactgctctgCGGATCCACAGTGTGTGTCGTTCAACTACAAATTCACAACACGTGTCTGTGTGTTGAATAATGCCAGCAGAGCCCACAGCCCAGATGACTTTGTTAATTTGAAAGGAAGTCTGTATTATGATGACAATGTGAACAACACTTCATTTTCAGCACCCATCATTGAAAGTTACAGCAGTTGTCTGGAATTGTATCAATCTGGTTACAGTGACAATGGCATATATACCATCTTTCCTACTGATATGACTGATGGGTTACATGTTTACTGTGACATGGAaacagatggaggaggctggattgTGTTTcagaggagacaagatggcTCAGTTGACTTTAACCGTAACTGGACTGAATATCAATCTGGGTTTGGTGATCTACTgaatgagttctggttgggAAATGATATCCTGCGTTACCTTACTGGGTCAGGTCAATGGGAGCTCAGAGTAGATATGGAAGATTGGCAGTCCAAGACATCTTTGTcttcttatggtgagtttgctGTTAAAGGTAACAAGTACAGTCTCGTGGTTGGTTCATATGATGCTCAGAGCACAGCAGGTGATTCACTGACAACAGTTCACAGAAGGCGAGCATTCAGCACCAAGGACTGGGACAACGATAAATCTGCTAAAAACTGTGCTAGACTTTTTAGAGCTGCATGGTGGTATCATAGCTGCTTTTCTGCTAATCTGAACGGTGAATACCGCCATGAGCCAGACGTGTTGTATGGAGAGGGGATACAATGGCATACATTCAAAGGTCAAGATTACTCCCTcaagaaatgcagcatgaaaataaGGCAAGTGATATAA